TAAGGGCAAAATTGGCACCTACGCCATTTTCGATCAAGCTCAGCAGCTCCAATATGTCGGCATCTCCCGCGACATCGCGACCAGCCTGCTGCTGCATCTGGTCCGGGTGCCCGAGCGCTGCTACTGGGTCAAAGCTGCGATCATCGAGCGGCCCAGCCGCACTTTGTTGACTGAGATCAAAGAGCGCTGGATTGCGGAGAAGACACCGCCGGGCAATGGCGCTGACCTGTTGTTGTGGGAAGAACCGCTCAACGGCACTCGCTACATGACCCCTGAGGAGCAAAAAGCCTACGAGCAGGCGATGAATGAGGGCGAGCGCGACAAAGTACTCAAGAACGTTGCTCGCCGCCTAGAGCAGGAAGTGCAAGCCAAGCTAGAGGCGCGGGGGCTTGGCTTCTCAGTCCGGTTTGACCCCAAAGCCAAGAACCAAGGGATCTTGGACTTGAAGGTGTGAACTGAGGTCAGGCTTCACCGCAGCAGTCCCTTAAGAGCAGCTACGGTGGGAGCAAATCAGGCTCGTGGCTACTTAGTCCTAAGCTCAGGATTACAGGATCAGTAGTAGTAGGGATAGCCATCGCTCTCAGGCTCAGGAGCCGGTTCTGGCTCCGGTTCAGCAGGAGTCTCAGGTGGGTAGAGCTGGTAGTACCAGCGATCGATGGCCGCTTGAGCTTCTCCTGCTAAGCGACTGCCAGACCCAATTTGCTCCGCAGTAGCAATCGCTCGCTCCAAACGGTCTTCATCAGCCAAGGCATAGGCACGGTCTAGAACGTTGCGATCGGCAATCTCACGAATGTCTGCTTGCCAACGGCCAATTGAGGCCTGAGCTCTAGGGTACAGGGCTCGACCCCGACGGATGCGGCGGGCGACAGCAATCGCATCTCTAAGGGCACCACGCCGGGCTAGGCCACGGGCCTGATCCAAAATTGGCTGGTCCTGAAGCACTTCAATATCATCGCGCCACCCCGCAATCAGACGTTTAGCCTGAGGAAATAGCACGCGTCCTTGGCGAATTTGCCCAGCGGTTTCAATGGCAGCTTGCAGGTCCGCCACGGTCCGATTGCGGGCCAATTGTTGGGCGCCTTCAATGATCGGCTGGTCCTCCAGCACTTCGATGTCTTTACGCCAACTGGCGATCAGGGTTTGAGCAAGACTACGGTAAGGCCGACCCATCTCCACGCCGGAGGCTGACCTAATCGCAGCTTTGAGGGCATCGACCCGATCCAGCCCCGCAAGAGCCCGTCCCAGATCGATGCGAGCTAAATCTGGCATGCGGTCATGCCAAGCCATCAATTGGGTGTTAGCCTGCGCATAGAGTGGTCTGCCTGGCTTGATTTGGCGCGCTGTGGCGCTCGCTGCTAAGTAGCCGAGCAGTGTATCAACTTGGGCGAGGGCTCGGGCTTGGGTCAGTTGGGCAAAATCCTGAGCCTCAGCCGAGACTGCCAAATCCCCTGGCACACTCTGGGCAATCTCCACTGCACCGGCGAGATCTTTCTGCTGGAAGCGTTGCCTCGCCATAGCCAGCATTTGCCGTCCCCAACGATTCATTTCGCCCTGGGCAGTGGCTCGAATCATGCGCTCTGGCCCAACTGTCTTTGCCAGCTCAATTGCCTCAGCCAGTTGTGCAGGCTTGCCTTTGGCGGCTAGGCGACGAGCGTCTTCTAAATGCCCCCAGGCAGTGCGCTCTGCTGCGATCCGCATCAACAGACGATTCAATCTGCCTTCGCGCCAGTAGCCAGTCTCAAAGTCCGACAGAGAGAGAGCTTCAGTCTGAGCCTCATCCCATTGGCGATTGCGAAGGGCCTTTATAACTTTCGTTTCGGTTTGCTGGCCTTGGCGCCACTCCTGCTGCCAAAAGGCACGCGTTTCACTGACCCTGGCATAGTTAGGCGCAGAATTGGGAATGCGATTTAACAGGCTTAAAGCTGATTGCAAGTCACCCTTTTGTACCTGCTGACGGGCCAATCGCAGCAACTGCTCTGACCAATCGCTAACGGCTTGCCTAGCCTCATTGTGCAACGGTGATTCAGGCGGTAGCTGCTCAATCAGCTGGAGAGCAGCCATCAAGTTGGCTGAATCCCCCTGCCGTGCCAGAGAGCGAGCACAGTAAATCCGCAGCGAGTCAGTTGCCGTCAACGACCCTAAGGTACTGCAGTCAGGCTTGGGGGGTAGGCGCAGCAGTAGCAGTAGCGATGCTGTGCCTACTGAGGTTGCTGTTAGGAGACCAAGGCTGGCCCAAAACGTCCAGGAGGGAACTGACCAAGACTGAGATGACTTCGGGGTCACAGGTGAAGGCCCCGAAGTTGAGGATGACTTCCCCGAAGAGAATGGGACTTCGTGCCGGTTGGTGCCCATGACCCTAAATATGACTAGCGGAGCAGTGTGGACGGTCAGGCCGAAACCTTCCTACAGGCTAGCAGGGTCAAGCCGTTCTGCAATCAGCTATTCACCTGTTTAGCCAAATTGCGATAGTAGTCCATGCCAGCACCGGGACGCCGCGAGGGACGAGGAGTGGCAATGGCCGCTGGGTCAAAGCTAGCGGCGGGAACAGCCGGTTCTACAACCTTGGGCTTGACCGGTTCGGGCGCAGGTTTAGGCTTAGCTGCCTCAGCCTTGGCAAGTTCAGCCTTCGCCGGTTCAAGTTTGGGAACTGCAGACCCAGCAGGTTCAGCCTTAGGTGTTTCAGCCTTAGGTAGCTCAGCCTTAGGAGCTGCAACAGGCTTAGTAGGTTCTGACGGAGCCAGCTTTGCTTGAGCTGTCTTTGCCGGAGCTGTCAGTTCAGCTTTGGCGACCTGCGCAGCCTTAGGTAATTCCCCTTTAAAGGGCTCCGGCGTCAAAGCCGGTCCTGATTTCAAGCCAAAAATGCCCAGGACTGCTCCTAGCAACCCTCCTACCAGAATCTTGAAGAAATCTCCGATGCCATTAACGATTGCTTTTAGTAAACCCACAGTGCCAAACCCTCCCTAGCTGCACACGATAGACAAACACTCAACGAAACAAACCTTAAGATAAGTTAAGTTTATGAGCCTTATTGTGAGGCTAAGGATCCAAAAATGCAAGGCCGAAATCGAAGCTGATGGAGGGGCCACCAAAGCTTGCCTCGCCTCATGGCTAAGGCGCTGAACTCAGTTGCTCTAAGCCATGTTCTACACTGGAAGGGCATTCAGCAGTTTCGACCAAAACATCATGGGTTGGTTTCTTCTGACAGTCCTTTATGTTGGCGGTGTTT
The Leptolyngbya sp. FACHB-261 DNA segment above includes these coding regions:
- a CDS encoding GIY-YIG nuclease family protein, translated to MVSAEAFNLDSLATSSYLDETGNLPAQLKGKIGTYAIFDQAQQLQYVGISRDIATSLLLHLVRVPERCYWVKAAIIERPSRTLLTEIKERWIAEKTPPGNGADLLLWEEPLNGTRYMTPEEQKAYEQAMNEGERDKVLKNVARRLEQEVQAKLEARGLGFSVRFDPKAKNQGILDLKV